One Elaeis guineensis isolate ETL-2024a chromosome 10, EG11, whole genome shotgun sequence genomic window carries:
- the LOC140851913 gene encoding uncharacterized protein isoform X1: MEEMGKVFVGWEEEVVSNDKGRRVVHYYLQDAAGGMDLAVVGREKSVRHMSYAVPGQFLRSLLALRPDHHLLAAASSSSGCSPSSSSGLSLRWRTRREVVDWLSSLVSDSVSYGLSPMVDRFSDDEDAEPTYIPTSKGLSSGKMGHHSKEFSWLGSAWICRKRRKHYPSFSWNGITISVHDFVHVMTEENKTLVAYVEDLYEDLRANNMVVVRWFHRADEVGILLPSDVNDREIFFSLCLQDFSVECIDGLAAVLSAQHFEKFQNEARHSNWEPYLCHRQIDNDDVKPFDITQVQGYWSQELLRSMFSSSRKLRLKITCGASSLDGERNHHVPQSGLKKKHRLSSGDIDFAGTVARDMNKEKKLGASSKAERHITGTMSSPGFLRKELFEQNLQQQLSPGCHVEVLSQDSGIRGCWFQCVILKRHRDKVKVRYQDIQDADENGNLEEWVPLSRVAAPDRLGIRMYGRPMIRPNPSERGSLSRSFDVGAVVDAWLHGGWWEGIVIRKQSEGQIHVYFPGENQVSIFTLGGLRPSQEWIGNTWNYIKDRKDIVSSLLSCMERENKDSFSNEGIPIQSPDTNGLPGTEHLTESPGPERTVACKLMPPHRDPLIPKAGDVLDLAKECYLDGLKWCSSKKRKRRRELACDGPDRGKRRCEVRSCSSREEDEQCNACRVFMLPASLKVDHENCKIGGDPLFSAPMTISSLVMSR, translated from the exons ATGGAGGAAATGGGGAAGGTGTTCGTGGGGTGGGAGGAGGAGGTGGTGTCGAACGACAAGGGGAGGAGGGTGGTGCACTACTACCTCCAGGACGCCGCCGGCGGGATGGATCTGGCGGTGGTGGGGCGGGAGAAGAGCGTGCGCCACATGTCCTACGCCGTTCCCGGGCAGTTCCTCAGATCGCTTCTCGCGCTGCGGCCGGACCACCACCTCCTGGCCGCCGCCTCCTCGTCCTCTGGCTGCTCGCCGTCGTCGTCCTCTGGGCTCTCCCTTAGGTGGCGGACCCGGAGGGAGGTCGTCGATTGGCTCTCTTCCCTCGTCTCAG ATTCAGTATCTTATGGATTGTCTCCTATGGTGGATAGATTTTCAGATGATGAAGATGCTGAACCTACATATATCCCAACTTCCAAG GGTCTTTCATCAGGGAAAATGGGACATCATTCTAAAGAATTTTCATGGTTAGGTTCTGCGTGGATTTGCAGGAAAAGACGCAAACACTACCCATCTTTCAGCTGGAATGGAATTACGATCTCT GTTCATGACTTTGTCCATGTCATGACTGAAGAGAATAAGACACTTGTGGCATATGTGGAAGATCTGTATGAGGACTTAAGAGCCAACAATATGGTTGTGGTACGATGGTTTCACAGAGCTGATGAGGTTGGTATTCTTTTGCCTTCCGATGTTAATGACAGAGAGATTTTCTTTTCTCTCTGTCTTCAAGATTTCAGTGTTGAATGCATTGATGGATTAGCTGCCGTCCTCAGTGCTCAGCATTTTGAGAAGTTTCAGAATGAGGCAAGGCATAGCAATTGGGAACCTTACCTGTGTCATAGGCAGATTGACAATGATGATGTCAAACCTTTTGACATAACTCAGGTCCAGGGATACTGGAGCCAGGAACTACTTAGGTCCATGTTCTCATCTTCACGGAAATTGAGATTGAAAATAACCTGTGGTGCCTCTAGTTTGGATGGAGAGCGAAATCACCATGTTCCCCAAAGTGGACTTAAGAAGAAACACAGGTTGAGTAGTGGGGATATTGACTTTGCTGGAACGGTTGCTAGGGATATGAACAAGGAAAAAAAATTGGGTGCCAGCAGTAAAGCAGAAAGACATATAACAGGCACCATGTCTTCTCCTGGTTTCCTCAGGAAGGAGTTGTTTGAGCAAAATCTCCAGCAGCAGCTATCTCCAGGATGCCATGTTGAAGTGCTTTCACAAGATAGTGGAATAAGGGGATGCTGGTTCCAATGTGTGATTCTCAAAAGGCACCGTGACAAGGTGAAggtccgctatcaagatatccaAGATGCTGATGAAAATGGCAATTTAGag gAATGGGTTCCGCTTTCCAGGGTTGCAGCACCAGACAGATTGGGTATCCGCATGTATGGGAGGCCAATGATTCGTCCAAATCCATCAGAGAGAGGCAGCTTGTCACGCAGCTTTGATGTTGGGGCTGTTGTTGATGCATGGTTGCATGGTGGCTGGTGGGAGGGTATTGTGATTCGTAAACAATCTGAAGGGCAAATCCATGTATATTTCCCAG GAGAAAACCAAGTCTCTATTTTTACTCTCGGTGGCTTGAGACCCTCACAGGAATGGATTGGCAACACATGGAATTATATAAAAGACAGAAAAGATATCGTCAGCTCATTGTTGTCTTGTATGGAGCGTGAGAATAAGGATTCATTCAGCAATGAAGGAATCCCAATTCAATCACCAGACACCAATGGGCTTCCTGGAACAGAACACCTAACTGAAAGCCCTGGACCAGAGAGAACTGTTGCATGCAAGCTTATGCCCCCCCATAGAGATCCATTGATACCTAAAGCTGGAGATGTGTTAGACCTTGCTAAAGAATGTTATCTGGATGGCTTGAAATGGTGTTCgtcaaagaaaaggaagagaagaagagaattgGCCTGTGATGGTCCAGATCGTGGTAAAAGGCGATGTGAAGTTCGCAGCTGTAGCAGCCGAGAGGAAGATGAGCAGTGTAACGCTTGCAGGGTGTTCATGTTGCCCGCATCATTGAAAGTAGATCATGAGAACTGCAAGATTGGAGGTGATCCTTTGTTTAGTGCACCCATGACAATTTCAAGCTTGGTCATGTCCAGATGA
- the LOC140851913 gene encoding uncharacterized protein isoform X2, whose product MVDRFSDDEDAEPTYIPTSKGLSSGKMGHHSKEFSWLGSAWICRKRRKHYPSFSWNGITISVHDFVHVMTEENKTLVAYVEDLYEDLRANNMVVVRWFHRADEVGILLPSDVNDREIFFSLCLQDFSVECIDGLAAVLSAQHFEKFQNEARHSNWEPYLCHRQIDNDDVKPFDITQVQGYWSQELLRSMFSSSRKLRLKITCGASSLDGERNHHVPQSGLKKKHRLSSGDIDFAGTVARDMNKEKKLGASSKAERHITGTMSSPGFLRKELFEQNLQQQLSPGCHVEVLSQDSGIRGCWFQCVILKRHRDKVKVRYQDIQDADENGNLEEWVPLSRVAAPDRLGIRMYGRPMIRPNPSERGSLSRSFDVGAVVDAWLHGGWWEGIVIRKQSEGQIHVYFPGENQVSIFTLGGLRPSQEWIGNTWNYIKDRKDIVSSLLSCMERENKDSFSNEGIPIQSPDTNGLPGTEHLTESPGPERTVACKLMPPHRDPLIPKAGDVLDLAKECYLDGLKWCSSKKRKRRRELACDGPDRGKRRCEVRSCSSREEDEQCNACRVFMLPASLKVDHENCKIGGDPLFSAPMTISSLVMSR is encoded by the exons ATGGTGGATAGATTTTCAGATGATGAAGATGCTGAACCTACATATATCCCAACTTCCAAG GGTCTTTCATCAGGGAAAATGGGACATCATTCTAAAGAATTTTCATGGTTAGGTTCTGCGTGGATTTGCAGGAAAAGACGCAAACACTACCCATCTTTCAGCTGGAATGGAATTACGATCTCT GTTCATGACTTTGTCCATGTCATGACTGAAGAGAATAAGACACTTGTGGCATATGTGGAAGATCTGTATGAGGACTTAAGAGCCAACAATATGGTTGTGGTACGATGGTTTCACAGAGCTGATGAGGTTGGTATTCTTTTGCCTTCCGATGTTAATGACAGAGAGATTTTCTTTTCTCTCTGTCTTCAAGATTTCAGTGTTGAATGCATTGATGGATTAGCTGCCGTCCTCAGTGCTCAGCATTTTGAGAAGTTTCAGAATGAGGCAAGGCATAGCAATTGGGAACCTTACCTGTGTCATAGGCAGATTGACAATGATGATGTCAAACCTTTTGACATAACTCAGGTCCAGGGATACTGGAGCCAGGAACTACTTAGGTCCATGTTCTCATCTTCACGGAAATTGAGATTGAAAATAACCTGTGGTGCCTCTAGTTTGGATGGAGAGCGAAATCACCATGTTCCCCAAAGTGGACTTAAGAAGAAACACAGGTTGAGTAGTGGGGATATTGACTTTGCTGGAACGGTTGCTAGGGATATGAACAAGGAAAAAAAATTGGGTGCCAGCAGTAAAGCAGAAAGACATATAACAGGCACCATGTCTTCTCCTGGTTTCCTCAGGAAGGAGTTGTTTGAGCAAAATCTCCAGCAGCAGCTATCTCCAGGATGCCATGTTGAAGTGCTTTCACAAGATAGTGGAATAAGGGGATGCTGGTTCCAATGTGTGATTCTCAAAAGGCACCGTGACAAGGTGAAggtccgctatcaagatatccaAGATGCTGATGAAAATGGCAATTTAGag gAATGGGTTCCGCTTTCCAGGGTTGCAGCACCAGACAGATTGGGTATCCGCATGTATGGGAGGCCAATGATTCGTCCAAATCCATCAGAGAGAGGCAGCTTGTCACGCAGCTTTGATGTTGGGGCTGTTGTTGATGCATGGTTGCATGGTGGCTGGTGGGAGGGTATTGTGATTCGTAAACAATCTGAAGGGCAAATCCATGTATATTTCCCAG GAGAAAACCAAGTCTCTATTTTTACTCTCGGTGGCTTGAGACCCTCACAGGAATGGATTGGCAACACATGGAATTATATAAAAGACAGAAAAGATATCGTCAGCTCATTGTTGTCTTGTATGGAGCGTGAGAATAAGGATTCATTCAGCAATGAAGGAATCCCAATTCAATCACCAGACACCAATGGGCTTCCTGGAACAGAACACCTAACTGAAAGCCCTGGACCAGAGAGAACTGTTGCATGCAAGCTTATGCCCCCCCATAGAGATCCATTGATACCTAAAGCTGGAGATGTGTTAGACCTTGCTAAAGAATGTTATCTGGATGGCTTGAAATGGTGTTCgtcaaagaaaaggaagagaagaagagaattgGCCTGTGATGGTCCAGATCGTGGTAAAAGGCGATGTGAAGTTCGCAGCTGTAGCAGCCGAGAGGAAGATGAGCAGTGTAACGCTTGCAGGGTGTTCATGTTGCCCGCATCATTGAAAGTAGATCATGAGAACTGCAAGATTGGAGGTGATCCTTTGTTTAGTGCACCCATGACAATTTCAAGCTTGGTCATGTCCAGATGA
- the LOC140852002 gene encoding probable carboxylesterase 17 — protein MAIHSPGTVHHMPLSLYITKPISFTPRTSKDLLLQEITPRPWHSFFNTRRTMGPAQRNYSHHGTAVVEEIEGLLKVHEDGHVERLPTMPDVPCTWAPEPNVASRDISFNNSTGLWARFHVPNRRGQLPLLVYFHGGGFCIGSAAWRCYHEFLARLSSQANCLIMSVSYRLAPENPLPAAYEDGLAAIKWVRQHATHCTDELSWWQTKCNFSQMFVGGDSAGGAIANNVAAQLGLAGVPAWLKGVILIQPFFGGETRTASEKNSRPSMKSTLSLAASDCYWRLALPLGSNRDHPWCNPIAMLSSPKLEDLRLPPLLVCISEMDILRDRNLEFCKALERAGKSVEYDVYGGVGHAFQVLSKSPMSQVRTQEMVTNIKAFIYDRLDHI, from the coding sequence ATGGCCATCCATAGCCCTGGAACAGTTCACCATATgcccctctctctctatataaCAAAGCCTATAAGTTTCACTCCAAGGACTTCCAAAGACCTCCTCCTCCAAGAGATTACTCCCCGCCCTTGGCACTCATTTTTTAATACGAGGAGAACGATGGGTCCCGCCCAGAGAAACTATTCACACCATGGAACCGCCGTCGTTGAAGAGATCGAAGGCCTCCTTAAGGTCCACGAAGATGGCCATGTCGAACGCCTACCGACGATGCCCGATGTGCCATGCACCTGGGCGCCTGAGCCAAACGTCGCGAGCCGAGACATCTCTTTCAACAACTCCACCGGCCTTTGGGCTCGTTTCCATGTGCCCAACCGCCGTGGCCAGCTGCCATTGCTTGTATATTTCCATGGTGGTGGGTTCTGCATCGGCTCCGCCGCATGGCGATGCTACCATGAGTTCTTGGCAAGGCTTTCTTCTCAGGCCAACTGCCTCATCATGTCGGTAAGCTATCGGCTTGCCCCCGAGAACCCCCTCCCTGCAGCCTATGAAGATGGCCTTGCTGCTATCAAGTGGGTGAGGCAGCATGCAACCCACTGCACCGACGAGCTTAGTTGGTGGCAAACCAAATGCAACTTCTCTCAGATGTTCGTCGGTGGCGACAGCGCCGGCGGAGCCATTGCCAATAATGTTGCAGCACAATTAGGGTTGGCTGGTGTGCCTGCATGGCTCAAGGGAGTGATTCTGATCCAACCCTTCTTCGGTGGAGAGACGCGGACCGCATCGGAGAAGAACTCGAGGCCGTCGATGAAATCGACGCTTAGCTTGGCTGCATCAGATTGCTACTGGAGGCTAGCACTACCTTTGGGATCAAACAGGGATCATCCATGGTGCAATCCTATAGCCATGCTATCCTCCCCCAAGTTGGAGGACCTGAGGCTTCCTCCATTGCTGGTGTGCATTTCAGAAATGGATATATTGAGGGATAGAAACCTGGAGTTTTGTAAGGCCTTGGAGAGAGCAGGAAAGAGTGTGGAATATGATGTCTATGGTGGAGTAGGACATGCCTTCCAAGTTCTAAGCAAGTCTCCAATGTCACAGGTCCGGACCCAGGAGATGGTAACCAACATCAAGGCCTTTATTTACGATCGACTAGACCATATTTAG